Below is a genomic region from Myxococcus fulvus.
GTGCAGTTGCGCAACAGCAGTCCGCACAGGCGGCTCAATCGGGCCAGACGCCGCAAGGCGCGGACGCTCAGCAGCAAGCACAGGCGGGACAGCAAGGCGCGGATGCACAGCAGGCCAGTGAGGCGCAGCAGCAGGCCCAGGCCCAGCAAGGCGCGGGCGCGACGGGGACGCTGACGGACGACGCCAGCGACATCGAGTCGGAAAGGCAGGCGGAGCGACAGGCCGAGCTGCGCGCGGAGCAGCAGTCTCGACAGTCCAGCGCGGCGGCGGTCGGTGGCTCGGAGACCTCATCATCGAGCCCTTCGGTCCCGTCCCAGTCCACCACGGAGCCTGGAATCGGAGGCTCCTCCGCGGCGGGTGACTCGCAGACGTCGCCCTCGACCGATTCGAGCAGCTCGGCGCAGACCTCGCAGCCGGTCGAGGAGCCGCCCCAGCCGCTCTCTCCCCTCGAGCAACTCGATGCACGGCAGCAGCAGGAGCAGATCCTCGGCACGGCGGAGCCACAGCAGCCCACCGCGGACACCGAGCAGCAGCCCATGGCCACCGCGCCCTCCACCGACCTCCAGACACAGTCGCAGACCGGAACCTCCACCGGAACCACCGGCACCCAGACGCAGCCCGGGGCCGTCACGCAGCAACCCATGGTCATGCTCCCCGTCCCGTCCACGGGGACGGGGCAGGGCAGCACGGCCTCCGCCGGGGCCCAGCTCGGCGCCGAGCAACAGTTCATCGGCGAGGTGGTCCGCGCCTCCGACACCGAGGTGCTGCTCAGCGAGAACGGCGAGCCCCAGCTGCGCTTGACGGTGAGCCCCTCGACGCTGGTGATGGTGAACGGCATGCAGTCGGTCGCCGAGGACGTCCCGGAGGGCGCCCAGGTGCGCGCCGCGTACACCATGGATGAGTCAGGCGAGGCGACGGCCACGCGCATCGAGGCCACCTCTCCAGGTGGGCCCACCGGCTCCGGCGCCCCACTCCAGGAGTCGCAACCCACACCGCAGCAGTAACCCCATCGCTCCGGTGACGGGGTGTCGAAAAGCGCCTCGTGATACGAAAGGCCTCCTCACATCCGAGGAGGTCTCATCATGAAGCAGCGTCTCGTCGTCATCCTGGGAGCACTGGGGTTGGGCGTGGTGATGGGCTGTGGTGGAGCCGTCGAGCAGTCCCCTGAGCCGACCGCCAGCGTGGCCGCGTCCCTGTGGGACGACGAACAGCAGGAGCCCGCGCTCTGCAAGAAGGATGGGGAGTGTGGCTCCGGCGAGGACTGGGTGACCTGCCCGGCGGACTGCGAGCCTCCGCAGGACACATGCGGGGACGGCGCTTGCCTCGGTGCGGAAACGCACCAGAGCTGCCCGGCGGACTGCGACGCTCCGGTTGACGGGTGCGGTGACGGCTATTGCACCGGCACGGAGACGCACCAGAGCTGTGCTTTGGACTGCGACGGCTGAGCGTCGGGCAGCGGGCACCTATCGTCCGCCGGACAGTGGCAACGGTTCCCGCGCCCATACCGCTCGCACCTGCCCCTCCCCAACCTCCGCCAGCCTGGGTGGAGAACGGGGAGGGGACATGCACGGGGTGAGAGGGTGGATGGGCGCGCTGCTGGCGGGCGTGGTGGTGTTGGCGATGGGCTGCATGAACGAGTCGAGCGAGAGCCCGGTGCCGGGGCTCAGTACCCAGACGGTGGAGCTCACGGACGCGCAGATCCTCCGGGTGATGCAGGTCGCGAACGAGAGCGAGATTGCCTTCGGGGCGCTCGGGCAGTCGCGAGCGAGCACCGCGTCGGTGCGGGACTTCAGCGTGAAGATGGTCACCGAGCACACGGTGGCGCGCGAGGAGCTGGGCCTGTTGGCCGTGGACCAGCAGCTGCGGCCCGCGGACAGCGAGCTGTCCTCGATGCTGATGGCGGATGCCCAGCACATGATGGCGGAGATGGACTCGCTGGAGGGGACGCGCTTCGACCTGGCGCTGATGGACGTGCAGCTCGCGCTCCATGCGCGCACGGCCATGCTGATGGACTCCCTGCTGCTGTCCCAGTCGGACAACGAGGCCCTGCGCCAGATGCTGACGACGCAGCGCAAGGCGGTGCAGGGACACCTGGAGGAGGCCCTGCCCATCCAGAAGGCCCTCTTCGACGCCCCGGCTCCCTGAGCCCGCCAGCGTTACGAGAGGACCTGGAGCAGTCGTCGGGGGATGTCCTCGGCGTGCCAGCGCTGGAGTTCGCGGGCAATCTCGGCGGAGCGCTTGGCGCGGCCCTCGCGGATGAGGGGGAGCAGGGCGCGAGCCGCCTTTCGCTCCTGGGGCTTGCCGCCCGCGGCGAGCCGCTCGAAGACCTCCAGCCGGACGTCCGCGTCGTGCAGCTCGCCGAGTCCTTCCTGGAGCGGGACGAGCATCTCGGTCAGCGCGCCGAGCGTGCGTCGGAAGGCGGGCTGGAAGATCTCGAGCTCGTAGCGCAGCTTCTTCAATTCCTTGCGCAGCACATGGGCGGAGGTCGCGTCGGGCGCGTCCATGTAGACCTTCATCCGCTTGTGCACGCGGCGCACGCGCCAGTGCAGGGGCTCCTTCACGCGGCGCCCGCCGAAGCGGTGGTCATCCTCCAGCCCATCCACCTTGCGCAGCATGCGAGGCAGGGTGCGGGACGACCAGCGCTTCAGCTCCGAGCGCAGACGCTTCTCCTTCGGCGCAAGGCCGGTGAGTCGGGCCTTGCCCAGCGCGGCGATGCCCTTGCGAGTCTCGGGCTTCTCCCGGCGCGCCTTCTTGGCGACGTCCTCCAGCCACAGGGCCTGGACGTGGAGGTCCCTCACGTCGCCCAGCGCGTCCTGGAGGCGCTTCACCTCGTGCTCCAGCTTCGTCAGGCCTCCGAGCGGGCGGAACACCTGGAGGGCGGCGCGGAGCCTGCGGGTGGCGACGCGCATGTCGTGGACGGCGTCATCGTCGATGGTGCCGTTGAGCTTGGACTCCGGCTTGCGGACATCGGCGAGTCGCCCGGCGAGGATGCGGCGCGCGGCCTGTCCCAGCTCGCTGTCGGGGCCGAGGCCTCGGATGGGCGTGGGTTGAGCCATGGGGTCAGCCTCCCTTCGCGGCGTAGGAGCGAATCATCTGTTCGGCGGCCTCGGGGCCTTCCCACCCGAGGACGCGGGCGTCCTTGTCGGCGAAGTGCACGACGGTGAGGAAGAAGTGCGCCAGTTCATCGCGCTCGCGGTTGGAGATGTCCTGGTAGGTGCGCAGTTGTTCGGCGCGGGGCGCCTGGGTGGGGATGGCGAGGATGCGGTCATTGCGCTCGCGCTCACCGGGCTTGCCGTCCTTCTTCTTCTGGTCGACCAGGAGGACGCCGAGGGCGCGGCAGGGCAGCACGACGCCGGGCCAGGTGGAGTCGTCCCAGAGCACCATGGCATCGAGCGGGTCGCCGTCCGGGCCGAGGGTGGAGGGGATGAAGCCCCAGTCGAAGGGGTAGCGCAGTCCCCGGGTGAGGGGGCGCGAGAGCGAGAAGGCCGAGAGCGCGGTGTCGTACTTGAGCTTCACCGTCGAGCCGCGAGGCGACTCGACGACGACGTGGAAGGCGCCCTGGGGCCCGCGCGTGGGCAGGCGGGAGAGGTCCGTCGTCATGGAAGGTGAAAGGTCATGCCGGAGGCGGCTTCCGGCAAGAGCCCGAGTGGGCGACGTTACGGGTCGCCAACCTTCCGAGTGTCGGGAAGTCTACCGGGCCTGGGTGGGCTGGCCCTTCCAGAGGAAGCGGCCGACGTCCTGGAAGGAGTTGCCCTTCCACTTGAGGATGCGCTCGGGGCGGGCGGTGGGTTCGCGGGACTGGCGGAAGACGATTTCCGGGAGTCCATCGCCATCGACGTCCTGGAGGGAGCCCACGGAGCAGGCGCTGGAGGTGCAGCCGTTGGTCCATTGCTCGGAGGTGAGGCGCTTGCGGTTGGGGACGTCGTAGACGCGCACGTAGGTGGTGGAGTTGCCGACGTCGTAGTGCTCGACGGCGATGAGGCCCGTGCCGAGCTCATGCAGGCAGGTGGTGATCCGCGCGGCGCAGGGGGTGGCGTCGACGACGGTGGCGTCGGTCTTGCCGCAGCTCGACAGGGTGAGGCTCTTGATGGACTGGTTCTGGCCGCAGACTTTCGAGCTGGCGCGGATGAGGGCGTCGTTCTTCTCGAGGAACCAGAGGGAGTCGGGTTGCCGGGAGAGGGTGCAGAGACCCCAGGTGACGCGGCCGCTCCAGTCCTTGTCGCACGAGCGTTCGGGAGCCTTGTCGCGGGCGTCGTCGAAGTTCGGAATCAGGGACGAGGGACGGGCCGTCTGGGCCTGGGCGAAGGAGGCCATGAGCACGGCGAGGAGCAGCAGGGCGCGCATGCGGACATCCTGGGCGCGCGCGGGGCGGGAACTCAAGTGCCGGGTGGCACTGTCGCTGGAGTGGAAGTGGAAAGATGTGTGGGGTAACTCATTGATTTGGTGACCATTGAGGTTGTCTGTCTGGACTGTTATGTCGCGCCGCACCGCCCGAGGCATTGGCGTCAGGGCTGGGGGGAAGACATGAAGCTCCAGGGGCTCATCGCACTGTTGTTGCTTGGTGTCGGGTGTTCATCGTCCCGGGTCGTGAACCTGAGGACCGGGGAGGGTGACTCCATCACCTACACGCCGGTGGAGTCAGCGCCGGTCGAGATCGAAGAAGACGCTTTCAAAGAGGTGGTCTCCCGGCTCGTGCTCGACATGAAGTTGGATGTCGCGTTCAGGGAGAGTGAGGAGGAGGACCTCCGGCGCTCGTTGCTCGCGTCCTCGGGTGGGTTCGTGGATGGGGCGCGGGGGCGCGTGGTCTCTCCGGAGTACGAGCGCATCTGCCAGCGGCAGGACGACCCTGGAAACTGCCTGGGGATGTTGGCGGGAGGGCTGGCGCTGGGGCCGATGGAGCGCAGGATGATGGCGCTCTACTTCGCGCTCGACACGGTCTGGGAGGGAGTGGAGGAGGCGCTCGATGACGTGGTGAACGCGGCTGCCTTGCGAGCGATGGTGACCTCCCTGATTGGAACGGCGCTGGTGATGTTGGTGGCGCCGGAGCCCATCACGAAACTCGTCGCGGTGGCGCTGACGGCGTCGTTGATTGCGTACCTGGGGACCGGGCCGGTGTGGAACCTCGGGCAGGGGTTCGTGCGGCTCATGGACGAGTCGAAGGCGGCGGCGAACTTCGCGGACCTGGAGCGGGCGGGGCACCGCTTCGGCAAGCTCCTGGGGGACAACGGCGCGCGGGTCCTGGTGGTGGTCGCGTTGTCGGCGCTGGGTGGTAGGGGGGCGATGGCGGCGCAGGGGCCCAGGCTGCCGGGCTTCGCTCACGCGGCTTCTCGGGCCCAGATGGAGGGTGGGTTCCTCCTCACGGGGGCCCTGGTTGGCGAGGTCCAGGCCATCTCGGTGGCCTCCGCCGGAGTGTTGAACGTGACGCTCGCGCCGACGGCAGTCGCCGCCGTGGCGATGGGGCCGGGCGCCTCCGTCCAGGCTGGGGGCGTCATCCAGGGAGACCCGGAGGGCAACGTGCACCATATCTGCACCGACAAGAACGAGATCT
It encodes:
- a CDS encoding DUF4142 domain-containing protein, yielding MHGVRGWMGALLAGVVVLAMGCMNESSESPVPGLSTQTVELTDAQILRVMQVANESEIAFGALGQSRASTASVRDFSVKMVTEHTVAREELGLLAVDQQLRPADSELSSMLMADAQHMMAEMDSLEGTRFDLALMDVQLALHARTAMLMDSLLLSQSDNEALRQMLTTQRKAVQGHLEEALPIQKALFDAPAP
- a CDS encoding CHAD domain-containing protein, which translates into the protein MAQPTPIRGLGPDSELGQAARRILAGRLADVRKPESKLNGTIDDDAVHDMRVATRRLRAALQVFRPLGGLTKLEHEVKRLQDALGDVRDLHVQALWLEDVAKKARREKPETRKGIAALGKARLTGLAPKEKRLRSELKRWSSRTLPRMLRKVDGLEDDHRFGGRRVKEPLHWRVRRVHKRMKVYMDAPDATSAHVLRKELKKLRYELEIFQPAFRRTLGALTEMLVPLQEGLGELHDADVRLEVFERLAAGGKPQERKAARALLPLIREGRAKRSAEIARELQRWHAEDIPRRLLQVLS
- a CDS encoding inorganic diphosphatase, which produces MTTDLSRLPTRGPQGAFHVVVESPRGSTVKLKYDTALSAFSLSRPLTRGLRYPFDWGFIPSTLGPDGDPLDAMVLWDDSTWPGVVLPCRALGVLLVDQKKKDGKPGERERNDRILAIPTQAPRAEQLRTYQDISNRERDELAHFFLTVVHFADKDARVLGWEGPEAAEQMIRSYAAKGG
- a CDS encoding AHH domain-containing protein, translating into MKLQGLIALLLLGVGCSSSRVVNLRTGEGDSITYTPVESAPVEIEEDAFKEVVSRLVLDMKLDVAFRESEEEDLRRSLLASSGGFVDGARGRVVSPEYERICQRQDDPGNCLGMLAGGLALGPMERRMMALYFALDTVWEGVEEALDDVVNAAALRAMVTSLIGTALVMLVAPEPITKLVAVALTASLIAYLGTGPVWNLGQGFVRLMDESKAAANFADLERAGHRFGKLLGDNGARVLVVVALSALGGRGAMAAQGPRLPGFAHAASRAQMEGGFLLTGALVGEVQAISVASAGVLNVTLAPTAVAAVAMGPGASVQAGGVIQGDPEGNVHHICTDKNEISEVSGGPWTPIFQAFFDRANMSLNDTANLVRIQGHKGPHPAEYHQEVLRRLTDAMQGCRGPVKCRVALVDELAKIARDLTTPGSWLRKLVMKNSEG